GTTGAAAAACTAAATGTGCCAGCTGTTTGATACTGGTCAACAAGTACAGGGTACACTAAGTTTTTAATACCAACTTCTTCTATTTCAAATAAAAAATCTTTATGTGTACTTTGTAAATCTGTCATTTCGTTCTTAGTAGTAGGTTTCGTGCCTTCAATAGGATCTACGGAACCAAAGTGTTTCCAACGACCTTCTCGTGTCGATAAATCAAATTCAGTCATTTTTTTCCTCCGTTAAGATTTAAAGTGATATGTCCAATATGGTTCGACTGTTAAAAAGCTGTGTTGTTTACCATCGATTTCAGGACTTGCTAATTGTTTTAAAAATGGACCTGTTTGAGAAGCATGTGCTTCAAATGCCTTAATTTTAAGTTCTTTAAAATCTGTAATATAATTTTGAATATCAGGTTCTCCAAGAGCTTCGGTTGCATCATTACTGAACGCAACTAAAGTTAAACGAGGGCGTTCTTCTTTAGGCATGCGTTCAACCGTTCGAATTACAGCGTCTGCTGTTGCTTCGTGATCAGGATGTACTGCATATCCAGGATAAAATGAAATAATCAATGATGGATTTGTATCATCGATTAAAGATTTAATCATACCATCTATATGTTCATAGGGTTCAAATTCGACAGTTTTGTCACGTAAACCCATTTTTCTTAAATCAGTAATACCGATAACTTTACAAGCTTCTTCTAGTTCACGCTCACGAATACTTGGTAATGATTCGCGTGTTGCAAATGGGGGATTACCTAAATTTCTGCCCATTTGTCCTAGGGTTAAACATGCATATGTTACAGGTATGCCTTTTTGGATATAATTTGCTAATGTGCCTGCAGATGAGAAGGTTTCATCATCAGGATGTGGAAATATTACTAATACATGTCTTTCGTCAGTCATGTTGATGCCTCC
The genomic region above belongs to Staphylococcus aureus and contains:
- the bshB2 gene encoding bacillithiol biosynthesis deacetylase BshB2, whose product is MTDERHVLVIFPHPDDETFSSAGTLANYIQKGIPVTYACLTLGQMGRNLGNPPFATRESLPSIRERELEEACKVIGITDLRKMGLRDKTVEFEPYEHIDGMIKSLIDDTNPSLIISFYPGYAVHPDHEATADAVIRTVERMPKEERPRLTLVAFSNDATEALGEPDIQNYITDFKELKIKAFEAHASQTGPFLKQLASPEIDGKQHSFLTVEPYWTYHFKS